A window of Plasmodium cynomolgi strain B DNA, scaffold: 0001, whole genome shotgun sequence genomic DNA:
TTTCACATGAATTTCAATCATAGCTTCTTCTGCAGTTTTTTACGCTTTTCTTATGACGTAAGTCGTATCCAAAGGGTGTTCTCTAAAAACAAGCGTAAaagataatatttaaataatatattcttttataattataagtAAGGACATATAGCAGGTAAACATTTTAACACACAATTCTCGTTTActttaataaaaaggtataAAACGATGATTATAATTAATCCCAAAGCACATGAAAGTCCTAGACGAAAAGAGCTATATTTACTTGGACTTTCACCTTTGCTCCCTGGAACTAGAATTCCTATATCATCTAAATATTCAATTTGATTATCTAGAGTCGCTGGGTCGTAATCTTTTCCATAATTAACTACTCTAAAGCTAAGTCCTTCTCGAGTTTTACAGGTATGCATTCTATAATCGTATGTCGTACCACTCGGACAATACGCATCTTGACCACCAACACCGTATCTATATGATTTTCCTTGTAATTTGGAGGCTCTTTTTGCTCCATTTAGACCtgtaaataaagaagaaaaaaataggctcGATGAATCTCCTCCTCGACTTGCATTTCTAACGTTCTGATTATACGTCCAAGTTGCACTTAAAGCTTGTACAGTAGATAATAATTGGGGATTACCTCTCTGTCCACCAACTATAACTCTTTTAACATGAGTATCGGGCTTTATTTTAGCTATCAATTCACTCGGATGGAAATTTGgattacatataaaataatttggaCAATTACTATATGAAACATCATACGGATCGCAACATTCGACGtagtttttttcatacaaatCTTTAATATAAGTTAAATATTCTAGGTAGGAATTTCGTTTATCAGCTTCAGTAtcaattttactttttaaagtatctatgtttttaaaataatcatgtaTATCTTTTTCAACTTCCCAATGTCTGAAATCACTATCAAATAAACGTTGACAAGGAGGGGATTTTAAATCTTCCCAACTTATATAACGAGCTACATCGAtaagtttaaaaatgaaatgataGTAATAATTACTGGCTAAATCGactttaaaatgttttttaattacatctTGTGCccaattaatgaaatatgaaCAGCGATCGTAATAATTTCTTTCCGATCGAACAATATTAGgtaaatttatgtatttgCATGCTATCCTTTTACAAAGATTTATAAGTTCTCTTTTTTATCGCGATCAGGAATGTTTAAATCGTCACAATATGTCCTATGATAACAACTATTAAAgctttcattaaaaatgttatattgCTGTTGTGCGGGAAAATCTTTAAAAAGAATCTCCTGAAAGTAAGAAAAACCATTTAAATTTACATTAGCATTTACATTTGCATTTACATTTACACAAATAAGTGCCTTAAAT
This region includes:
- a CDS encoding CYIR protein (putative;~vir-type antigen) codes for the protein MCNYDDNPKERSMELINLCKRIACKYINLPNIVRSERNYYDRCSYFINWAQDVIKKHFKVDLASNYYYHFIFKLIDVARYISWEDLKSPPCQRLFDSDFRHWEVEKDIHDYFKNIDTLKSKIDTEADKRNSYLEYLTYIKDLYEKNYVECCDPYDVSYSNCPNYFICNPNFHPSELIAKIKPDTHVKRVIVGGQRGNPQLLSTVQALSATWTYNQNVRNASRGGDSSSLFFSSLFTGLNGAKRASKLQGKSYRYGVGGQDAYCPSGTTYDYRMHTCKTREGLSFRVVNYGKDYDPATLDNQIEYLDDIGILVPGSKGESPSKYSSFRLGLSCALGLIIIIVLYLFIKVNENCVLKCLPAICPYL